A genomic segment from Leptolyngbya boryana PCC 6306 encodes:
- a CDS encoding helix-turn-helix transcriptional regulator has product MRADRLLSILMLLQVHTRLTTRELAERLEVSERTIHRDMDALSSAGVPVVTERGKGGGWGLLEQYQTTLTGLNLAEIQALFVPKSPHLLADLGWGQAFEAALLKLLAALPAANRQQAEIVSQRIHVDPTGWQHWDEEMSAFPVLQAAIWQERQVLLSYERGNGQRIERLVNPLGLVAKGSVWYLVAAVDEDVRSYRISRVQNAVLLDSHCIRPVGFNLANYWQRSMMEFKANLPYYGVTVRVAPEAMPWLRYAGYFARIEQMIDAPDADRWVHISLRFDIEKAACAYVLGFGGQMEVIEPLELRDRVLQAAKEAISLYTKGMA; this is encoded by the coding sequence ATGCGTGCCGATCGTCTCCTCTCTATCCTAATGCTGTTGCAGGTTCATACTCGCTTAACCACACGAGAACTGGCAGAGCGACTGGAAGTGTCTGAGCGTACCATTCATCGAGATATGGATGCTCTCAGCAGTGCAGGAGTTCCAGTAGTGACAGAACGGGGTAAGGGTGGTGGATGGGGGTTGTTGGAGCAGTATCAAACCACGCTGACCGGACTCAACCTGGCAGAAATTCAGGCGTTATTTGTGCCAAAGTCGCCCCATCTACTTGCAGATTTAGGGTGGGGTCAGGCGTTTGAAGCTGCGTTACTCAAGCTTCTAGCCGCCTTACCCGCCGCCAATCGTCAGCAAGCAGAAATAGTGAGCCAGCGCATCCACGTTGACCCAACTGGATGGCAGCACTGGGATGAAGAAATGTCAGCATTTCCGGTTTTGCAAGCCGCCATTTGGCAGGAACGGCAAGTTTTGTTGAGCTACGAACGCGGAAACGGTCAGCGAATTGAACGATTGGTCAACCCGTTGGGATTAGTTGCCAAAGGGAGTGTCTGGTATCTGGTCGCGGCAGTGGATGAAGACGTTCGCTCTTACCGCATTTCACGAGTGCAGAATGCCGTGCTGCTGGATTCTCATTGTATTCGTCCAGTTGGGTTCAATTTAGCTAACTATTGGCAGCGATCGATGATGGAGTTCAAAGCAAATCTCCCTTACTATGGCGTAACGGTGCGAGTTGCTCCCGAGGCAATGCCCTGGCTACGTTATGCGGGGTACTTTGCTCGTATCGAACAGATGATTGATGCCCCCGATGCTGATAGGTGGGTTCATATCTCACTTCGGTTTGATATTGAGAAAGCAGCTTGCGCCTATGTATTGGGGTTTGGTGGACAGATGGAAGTAATTGAACCCCTAGAGTTACGAGATCGCGTGTTGCAAGCAGCAAAAGAGGCGATCTCACTTTATACCAAAGGCATGGCTTAA
- a CDS encoding dihydrofolate reductase family protein: protein MSKLIYLISCTVDRFIARKDGSFDFFLMEGEHVADLLSTFPETIPDHLRGMLGITVENQHFDSVLMGRRTYEVGVKEGITNPYPHMKQYLFSRTLQQSPDPAVELVSSDPATFVQALKQRSGKDIWLCGGGDLATVLFPAIDEVVLKVHPFLLGSGIPLFSGKIPLTSLELTDSKIYKNGFMLLHYQVNH from the coding sequence ATGTCTAAACTCATTTATCTAATTTCTTGTACGGTCGATCGCTTTATTGCCCGTAAAGATGGTTCGTTTGATTTCTTTCTAATGGAGGGAGAACACGTTGCGGATTTGCTTTCTACTTTTCCTGAAACGATTCCAGATCATTTGCGAGGAATGTTAGGCATTACGGTTGAGAATCAGCACTTTGATAGCGTTTTGATGGGACGCAGAACTTACGAAGTTGGCGTTAAAGAGGGAATTACAAATCCCTACCCGCACATGAAGCAGTATCTTTTTTCCCGTACTCTTCAGCAAAGCCCCGATCCTGCCGTTGAACTGGTTTCATCTGATCCAGCTACCTTTGTTCAAGCACTCAAACAGCGATCGGGTAAAGATATTTGGTTGTGTGGGGGTGGAGATTTAGCCACTGTTCTGTTTCCAGCGATCGATGAGGTGGTTTTGAAAGTACATCCCTTTCTCCTTGGTTCAGGGATTCCACTCTTCTCTGGAAAGATTCCACTCACTTCTCTGGAATTAACCGACAGCAAAATTTATAAGAACGGTTTCATGTTGTTGCACTATCAAGTGAATCATTAA